In one window of Acidobacteriota bacterium DNA:
- the speA gene encoding biosynthetic arginine decarboxylase: MPKLQPRVESIKRWTIQDSLDAYHIAKWGQGYFSINRKGHITVHAAKDPERAIDLKSLIDQLLTRGISLPILIRFTDILRHRLAEIHQAFRNAIDEFEYEGAYRCVYPIKVNQQRHVVQEILDFGREYQVGLEAGSKPELLAVLAVTHGRDVPIICNGFKDDEFIETVMLAQKIGKKVIPVVERFTELELIVKYAQKLRVKPQIGVRVKLASRGAGRWESSAGYRSKFGLTSTEVVEAVRYLREREMADCLRLLHFHLGSQVTNIRKIKEAITEAARVYAELIQAGAGLEMLDVGGGLGIDYDGSQSSFESSVNYTLQEYANDIVSRLKSVCDEAGVAHPTIVSESGRAVVAYHSVLVFNVLGVSGFEGFRIPESLPENSPQPLSDLHWIARNLGGKNYLEAYHDAVQLREDALNLFNLGYLSLEQRSISESLYWSICRDLLGIIRDLDHVPEEFSSLEALISDTYFCNYSIFQSMPDSWAIDHLFPITPIHRLMEEPTRRAILADITCDSDGRVDRFIDAHGVRPVLPLHPFTGEPYYLAVFLVGAYQEILGDLHNLLGDTNAVHVSLEPSGEVRVDHVVKGDRVKDVLGYVEYYADELLSLMRRDIERAVRDRKISLEESGRLLRFYESGLRGYTYLEESPAPSSKKAARIRRMTASPHF; the protein is encoded by the coding sequence ATGCCCAAGCTGCAGCCACGGGTGGAATCGATCAAGCGCTGGACCATCCAGGATTCCCTGGACGCCTACCACATCGCCAAGTGGGGACAGGGCTACTTTTCCATCAACCGGAAAGGGCACATCACCGTCCACGCCGCCAAGGACCCCGAACGGGCCATCGACCTCAAGAGCCTGATCGACCAGCTGCTGACCCGCGGCATTTCTCTGCCCATCCTGATTCGGTTCACAGACATCCTGAGGCATCGACTCGCCGAGATTCACCAGGCGTTTCGGAACGCCATCGACGAGTTCGAGTACGAAGGCGCCTATCGCTGTGTCTACCCCATCAAGGTGAACCAGCAGCGCCACGTGGTGCAGGAAATCCTGGACTTCGGACGGGAATACCAGGTGGGACTGGAAGCCGGCTCCAAGCCGGAGTTGCTGGCCGTTCTGGCCGTCACTCACGGCCGAGACGTTCCCATTATCTGCAACGGGTTCAAGGACGACGAGTTCATCGAAACCGTCATGCTGGCGCAGAAGATCGGCAAGAAGGTCATCCCGGTGGTGGAACGCTTCACCGAGCTGGAGCTCATCGTCAAGTATGCGCAAAAGCTTCGGGTGAAGCCGCAAATCGGAGTACGGGTGAAGTTGGCCAGCCGGGGGGCCGGTCGCTGGGAGTCCTCGGCCGGCTATCGCTCCAAGTTCGGATTGACCTCCACCGAAGTGGTGGAAGCCGTCCGATACCTGCGTGAGCGCGAGATGGCCGACTGCCTGCGGCTGCTGCACTTCCACCTGGGGAGCCAGGTGACCAACATTCGAAAGATCAAGGAAGCCATCACCGAGGCGGCGCGAGTCTACGCCGAGCTGATCCAGGCCGGAGCCGGCCTGGAGATGCTGGATGTGGGCGGAGGCCTGGGGATCGACTATGACGGCTCCCAGTCCAGCTTCGAGTCCTCGGTGAACTACACCCTCCAGGAGTATGCCAATGATATCGTCTCTCGCCTCAAGTCGGTCTGCGACGAGGCAGGAGTCGCCCACCCCACCATCGTCTCGGAGTCGGGTCGGGCCGTGGTGGCCTATCACAGCGTCCTGGTCTTCAACGTGCTGGGGGTTTCGGGTTTCGAGGGGTTCCGCATCCCCGAGTCCCTGCCCGAGAATTCTCCCCAACCTCTTTCGGACCTCCACTGGATTGCCCGCAACCTTGGCGGGAAGAACTACCTGGAGGCCTATCACGACGCGGTTCAGCTCAGGGAAGACGCCCTCAACCTCTTCAACCTGGGATACCTCAGCCTGGAGCAGCGCAGCATCAGCGAGAGTCTCTACTGGTCCATCTGCCGCGACCTGCTGGGGATCATTCGCGACCTGGACCACGTCCCCGAGGAGTTCAGCAGCCTGGAAGCCCTCATCTCCGACACCTATTTCTGCAACTATTCCATCTTTCAGTCGATGCCGGACAGTTGGGCCATCGACCACCTCTTCCCCATCACTCCCATTCACCGCCTGATGGAGGAACCCACCCGTCGGGCCATCCTGGCGGATATTACCTGCGACTCCGACGGACGGGTGGACCGATTCATCGATGCCCACGGTGTCAGACCGGTCCTTCCGCTCCACCCCTTTACGGGGGAGCCCTACTACCTGGCCGTGTTTCTGGTGGGGGCCTATCAGGAGATTCTGGGAGACCTGCACAACTTGCTGGGAGACACCAACGCCGTCCACGTGAGCCTGGAACCGAGCGGGGAGGTGCGGGTGGATCACGTGGTCAAGGGCGACCGGGTCAAGGACGTGCTGGGCTACGTGGAATATTACGCCGACGAGCTGCTGTCGCTCATGCGCCGGGACATCGAGCGCGCCGTTCGCGACAGGAAGATCTCGCTGGAAGAGTCGGGACGACTTCTCCGTTTCTACGAATCGGGTCTTCGGGGATACACCTACCTGGAAGAGTCGCCGGCTCCCTCCTCGAAGAAGGCGGCCCGCATCCGCCGCATGACGGCTTCACCTCATTTTTAG
- a CDS encoding aldo/keto reductase: MQVPVCRLGLATRGNTHLTREDVLLALERGLNYWNWCGHQDGMAEAIRELGSRRKRVVIAAQLRARDEQGVQTELQQVLDRLKVDCLDVATHYYVERLEEWRQIAGPGGALQGLRKAQDRGRVGAIGLTTHQRELALQILRERRLDLLMIRYNAAYRGTEDRIFPQAAELRFPLVAFTALRWCDLLKPTPHDPAEFTPPPVRDWYRFVLAHPSVSIVLAAPGNRSELLHALGLLDDWRPPTAEELQSMRAHGDRVHRHARAFV, from the coding sequence ATGCAAGTCCCCGTGTGCCGTCTGGGTTTGGCCACCCGAGGCAATACCCACCTCACCAGGGAGGATGTCCTTTTGGCGCTGGAGCGGGGCCTGAACTACTGGAACTGGTGCGGCCACCAGGACGGAATGGCCGAAGCCATCCGAGAACTCGGCTCCCGACGCAAGCGGGTGGTGATCGCCGCTCAGCTCCGGGCGCGGGACGAGCAGGGAGTCCAAACGGAGTTGCAACAGGTTCTGGACAGGCTGAAAGTCGACTGCCTGGACGTGGCTACCCACTACTACGTGGAACGGTTGGAGGAATGGAGGCAGATCGCCGGCCCGGGGGGCGCCCTGCAGGGATTGCGAAAGGCTCAGGACCGCGGCCGGGTCGGCGCGATCGGACTGACCACCCACCAGAGGGAGCTGGCGTTGCAGATTTTGAGAGAGAGGCGGCTCGACCTGCTGATGATTCGTTACAATGCGGCTTATCGCGGCACCGAAGACCGGATTTTCCCGCAAGCCGCGGAACTGCGGTTTCCCCTGGTTGCCTTTACCGCCCTTCGATGGTGCGATCTGCTGAAGCCGACTCCGCATGACCCCGCCGAATTCACCCCGCCCCCTGTCCGGGATTGGTATCGGTTCGTCCTGGCCCATCCGTCGGTCTCGATTGTCTTGGCGGCACCCGGCAACCGGTCGGAGCTGCTGCATGCCCTGGGGCTCCTGGACGACTGGAGACCTCCAACCGCCGAGGAGCTTCAATCCATGAGGGCCCACGGGGACCGGGTGCACCGCCATGCCCGGGCCTTTGTCTGA
- the ubiA gene encoding putative 4-hydroxybenzoate polyprenyltransferase — MSLFSSTKITLAMIKFEHTVFALPFALLSALLAAEGWPGGRKILWIVVAMVGARSAAMAFNRLADVRIDALNPRTSSRALPSGHLSRLFVILFTLASASVFVLAAYQLNPLCFILSFPVLLILLLYSYTKRFTRLSHLYLGLCLGLAPLGAWIAVRGEIGWPPLLLGLAVLLWTAGFDIIYACQDVDFDRRQALFSIPEGYGIQRGLKVSRGLHIGMLLVLLGLVWTQGLGWISLLGILLVAGLLWQEHRLVRPNDLSRVNAAFFTLNGYVSILLMLALGLDELVN; from the coding sequence ATGAGCCTTTTCTCCAGCACGAAGATCACCTTGGCCATGATCAAGTTCGAGCACACGGTCTTTGCACTCCCGTTTGCCCTGCTCAGCGCCCTGCTGGCAGCAGAAGGATGGCCCGGCGGCCGAAAGATTCTGTGGATCGTGGTGGCCATGGTGGGAGCCCGAAGCGCGGCCATGGCCTTCAACCGCCTGGCGGACGTCCGGATCGACGCTCTCAATCCCCGGACCAGCAGCCGGGCCCTGCCTTCCGGACACCTCAGTCGCCTGTTCGTCATCCTCTTCACCCTGGCCTCGGCATCCGTTTTCGTCCTGGCGGCCTACCAGCTCAACCCGCTCTGCTTCATTCTGTCCTTCCCCGTCCTGCTCATTCTGCTGCTCTACTCCTACACCAAGCGATTCACCCGGCTCTCGCACCTGTACCTGGGGCTCTGTCTGGGTCTGGCGCCGCTGGGCGCCTGGATTGCTGTGCGAGGCGAGATCGGCTGGCCGCCCCTGCTGCTGGGCCTGGCGGTATTGCTCTGGACGGCCGGGTTCGACATCATCTACGCCTGTCAGGATGTGGACTTCGATCGCCGTCAAGCCCTCTTTTCCATCCCCGAGGGATACGGCATCCAGCGGGGGCTGAAGGTGTCCCGCGGGCTGCACATCGGCATGCTTCTGGTCCTGCTGGGGTTAGTCTGGACTCAGGGCCTGGGCTGGATCAGCCTGCTCGGCATCCTGCTGGTGGCCGGACTTCTGTGGCAGGAGCACCGGCTGGTTCGCCCCAATGACCTTTCCCGGGTCAATGCGGCCTTCTTTACGCTCAACGGTTACGTCAGCATTTTGCTGATGCTGGCCCTGGGACTGGACGAACTCGTCAACTGA
- a CDS encoding UbiX family flavin prenyltransferase: MEITLAITGASGAIYPQRLLNLLAAEPAVSRINLIASGAALRVLNDELDLKPLTLHNLAEKLVENHHHKIEVLSNDDIGARIASGSHPVDSMAVVPCSMGTLGSIAHGISRNLIQRSADVMLKERRKLVLVVRDTPFNLIHLENMRLATLAGAVVFSATPSFYHGETTLEGIIDQFLYRVMQQLGLNPEAAFRWSGDKGA, translated from the coding sequence TTGGAGATCACCCTCGCCATCACGGGAGCCAGCGGAGCCATTTATCCGCAACGCCTGCTGAACCTGCTGGCCGCGGAGCCTGCCGTTTCCCGCATCAACCTGATTGCCTCCGGAGCCGCCCTGCGCGTTCTGAACGATGAGCTGGACCTCAAGCCTCTCACTCTCCACAACCTCGCAGAGAAGCTGGTGGAGAACCATCACCACAAGATCGAGGTGCTCAGCAACGACGATATCGGGGCCAGGATCGCCAGCGGCTCCCACCCGGTGGACTCCATGGCGGTCGTTCCCTGCAGCATGGGCACCCTGGGCAGCATCGCTCACGGCATCTCGCGGAACCTGATTCAGCGCTCCGCCGATGTCATGCTCAAGGAGAGACGCAAGCTGGTGCTGGTGGTTCGGGATACCCCCTTCAACCTGATTCACCTGGAAAACATGCGTCTGGCAACCCTGGCGGGGGCGGTGGTTTTTTCGGCCACTCCCTCCTTTTACCACGGAGAAACCACACTCGAGGGCATCATCGACCAATTTCTCTACCGGGTGATGCAGCAGCTCGGCCTGAACCCGGAGGCGGCCTTCCGCTGGTCGGGAGACAAGGGGGCCTGA